The Misgurnus anguillicaudatus chromosome 12, ASM2758022v2, whole genome shotgun sequence region taccttatcaatacgagccgaatctgatccagaaaatgcagatgaccaaattGTGAATTAACCTGACCTACAGTATGACACAGGCGAAGCACAGTTTGAGTGAGAGTACACGGTAAATCTGATGGTAAGTTAAAACTGCTTTCTGGAACACACCCCTGGTTTATTCTCAAAAGTGTATTTATGGCCCACAAACGTTCCCGAATAGTCTGATATTTGCAATAAGCTATTGTAAGGGAATTAAAATAGTTTACAGTTTTCCGCCTGCCCACATATTAAATAAAGCAATAATTATTATACTCAGTGGGGTGGtctcccagacagggtttagattaatccagcacTGGACCTTAGttacccaggtgaaaaagtagtacacttccatagtgtacataaaggaacagtatgtaagaaacgtatatcaattaatcataaattggccctgatatgtcactagacattaagaaatcatttccattataaatacttatatcactgtcAACAGTGGTCTgaccaggatattgtcatttaaaaagtggagttgcagccctcaactgatgtttatgttgtcatgttgtgtattggccaccagttgtgtgattgcagtatcagttttagccacaatcctacatactgttcctttaaactgctttattttcgcacacaaATTTTGTACTTAAGAAGTATGAATTTTAGTATATTAAAATGTTCTTAagatcatctaagtgtactttactgtgctattttgagacaccattaatatgaactaaaatgtgctagaaatgtatttaaaaaatttatttagtaaaatttctttgtatgaaagtcGAGTTCAAGTATAATACAAGTGaactaaataaattttttaatacagagatagtatgttaaaagtgcattttagttcatattcatggtgtctcaaaatagcacagtgaagtacacttaaaaAATCTTAAGAatatcttaagaagtactaaaaatgaatttttagtaagtacaaaattaatgtgcgaaaataaagcactttaagtacactatgaaagtgtactactttttcacctgggtatatattaggacatttaagtagtttttttaaacaaaccttacaaaaacaatactggtgtgcatcttgagacagaacaatggcactgatatatgttaggATATGTCATAaggtttttaagttttaaactttcaCATCAGccgctttcagatggagcggcatctACCacacgggtgattctcacgaaaacttggttgaaatgagaaatgtaaaaattgcttaaatttactttttttcccactagacattgaaaaacaacgTGTGGAGTAAataggaacattaatttaaaaacttttacttatcatttaacactttttgtaacataattaaaaaattagtcctaaaaaatctcattaccgcaacagtcagaaaacatcaacactgacatattttcaaaatgacatgacaaacctgaaagaacataatttggagattctgcacatgcatttaaaatcaaagtattattcttctattaattaaattaacatttaataagcatctgttatggtaatgataatcaaaatgtcgtgtaagcattctgacaagacaatatttcaaattaactgtaaaaaaatgatcttacctggtagccatcttgaagtaactggtccatgtgcttggtcactcaaaatcaaactttattaaaattctgtatgtgtgcttaaactgttctcaaaaagtgttacggaggatgagaacatcaggcatggacacatcattttcctaatttttcttcattaataTTAtgcatgaatattcagtaaatataaaaaatatttactgaatattcatgtataataataaactgtcatctaaagtagtctagcaaaacatccttttttttttcttaatatttttgtgtttatttgattaaattacaacataacgcatgttcaaacacagccggacacattgcggtaatgagaatttcagcagaaaatgggataaaatttacaattataaattcttatgttgaaatcacacattgtgcaaggtagaacacattattgtgttaattctgatgctttttaatgttactatattacacattttaaagctaaaatcattagtgccgtggtgtttcaatggttttgtgagaatcacccacacaGAGCCGCAGCTCACAGACAAGAGCAGAAGTATCGCATTCATAATCGTAGGATTCATGCATGATTATGAATGCGACACCTCCCCCATCGTCAGCGAACCACGGCTCCGTGTAgcaaatgccgctccatctaaaagcagctgatggcgatttattactaatcaaggaaccagcTATGGttcacatgcgatttatcgtgcagccctaccttAAAGTcccaatgaaataaaaaaaagttttattctcTAAAGTGAAACTGCAgtgtttattatacacaatttaTCAGATGAAGTTTCAGCTAAATAGTTTGGACGGGAGCATCTATTTACTCTGCCCCTCCAACTGTCAGTCTGCTGCAAGTtccatttctggaaaaaaaaaacgACTTTCATATCCAATCAAAGCAAAGTGAAAACAAGCCACGCCCCCTGCTATTTCTCATGTCATATTCTGTTTCACTCGGAAACACAGAAGTAAAGTTGATCACGACTTCCGTTTCGCAGAGATTTTAACGCTCCCCAGTCTGACAGCTGGGGGGGACCAGCAGAGGTTGCAGCAGGAGAACACatcatggaaaaagtcaaattgtCCACAGTTCAGCAGCAGCTCACACCAAACGGCAGGAGTGTAGGTGGGGCTTCCCTCAAATTCCACCAGGACTTCCATGGTAATGCACAGGGTAGCCAGCTCCAAGCGTTCCAAGCGTTTTAGGcgcgacatgtgaacggccccttaaTGCTCTCCAGTGTGATTTCTCATGTGGGTTTTAAGACTATGTCTATGtttaaaactcttttcacactgaagacatgaGTATGGacgctctccagtgtgaactctcatgTGGTCCTCAAGACGACCACTGTgtgtgaaactctttccacactgaaggCATTTGTATGGACGCTCTCCGGTGTGAACTCTCATGTGGGCGTTTAGATTACTTGTGTttataaaactctttccacactgaagacatggGTATGCACGCtttccagtgtgaattctcatgtggaCAATTAGAATAGATTTTtgtctgaaactctttccacactgatgaCATACGTATGGacgctctccagtgtgaattctcgtGTGTTCCACAAGACTATTTCTGTGTTTGAAACTTtttccacactgaagacatggGTAAAGTCGTTTttcagtgtgaattctcatgtggaCCCGTAGAGTAGATTTGTttgtgaaactctttccacactgaagacatgtgTATGgattctctccggtgtgaattcTAATGTGGTCCTTAAGATGAGTACCGcgtctgaaactctttccacactgatgaCAATGGTGTGGGCTGTTTCCAGTGTGAATCATCATGTGGGCGTTTAGATTACTTGTGTTTTTgtaactctttccacactgaagacatgtgCATGGATTCTTTCCAGTGTGAATTTCCATGTGGACCTTtagaaaatatgtgtttgtgaaactctttccacactgaagacatgcgTATGGACGCTCTCCGGTGTGAATTCTTATGTGATTTTTAAGTGTTTCTCTGCTTTTGTAAGTTTTCTCACACTGAGGGCAGGTAAAAATCTTTTCTTCAGTGTGGATTTTCATGTGCTTCACAAGGCATTTGTTCCCTTTAAACCCCTTTCCACAATGATGGCAAGTAAAGGATTTGCTGGCTGCTGTTCTTTGCTTTCTTTTTGGAAAAGAGTTTTTCATCTGCAAACAATCAGATTTTTCTGCCATTATGGAATCATATGAAGATCCTGATGCTGATGATTCTTCTGGTTCAATTTggtctaaaataaaacaaaacaagtgTTTATTTGTGTGATATTTGTGAGCCTTTATAAGTGACCTGTGCTGTCTAAATGAGTCAGAACAAAGTATAAATGTCGATTTTGGTTGAAATTGACGTCTTCATATAAATAAGTAAGCCCTTCCCTAGCGACCCCAATTCTTGAAATAGTtattaaacatttcaaatgatctgtatttgtatgttttctgaggTGTAGCATCCTAGATGCTTAACCTAATACAAAGATGTGTCCATCCACATGCACGTCTGACTTTGGTTTCGGTTTTAAAacaagagagatagagagagataaagttttggacctgattaatgttaaaagagttattaaga contains the following coding sequences:
- the LOC129447289 gene encoding uncharacterized protein isoform X2, producing the protein MAEKSDCLQMKNSFPKRKQRTAASKSFTCHHCGKGFKGNKCLVKHMKIHTEEKIFTCPQCEKTYKSRETLKNHIRIHTGERPYACLQCGKSFTNTYFLKVHMEIHTGKNPCTCLQCGKSYKNTSNLNAHMMIHTGNSPHHCHQCGKSFRRGTHLKDHIRIHTGENPYTCLQCGKSFTNKSTLRVHMRIHTEKRLYPCLQCGKSFKHRNSLVEHTRIHTGERPYVCHQCGKSFRQKSILIVHMRIHTGKRAYPCLQCGKSFINTSNLNAHMRVHTGERPYKCLQCGKSFTHSGRLEDHMRVHTGERPYSCLQCEKSFKHRHSLKTHMRNHTGEH
- the LOC129447289 gene encoding uncharacterized protein isoform X1; this encodes MSNEDTEDQTDQIEPEESSASGSSYDSIMAEKSDCLQMKNSFPKRKQRTAASKSFTCHHCGKGFKGNKCLVKHMKIHTEEKIFTCPQCEKTYKSRETLKNHIRIHTGERPYACLQCGKSFTNTYFLKVHMEIHTGKNPCTCLQCGKSYKNTSNLNAHMMIHTGNSPHHCHQCGKSFRRGTHLKDHIRIHTGENPYTCLQCGKSFTNKSTLRVHMRIHTEKRLYPCLQCGKSFKHRNSLVEHTRIHTGERPYVCHQCGKSFRQKSILIVHMRIHTGKRAYPCLQCGKSFINTSNLNAHMRVHTGERPYKCLQCGKSFTHSGRLEDHMRVHTGERPYSCLQCEKSFKHRHSLKTHMRNHTGEH